A genomic segment from Cyanobium sp. NIES-981 encodes:
- the rplP gene encoding 50S ribosomal protein L16: protein MLSPRRVKFRKQQRGRMRGVATRGNTIAFGEFALQAQECGWITSRQIEASRRAMTRYVKRGGKIWIRIFPDKPVTMRPAETRMGSGKGNPEFWVAVIKPGRILFEMGGADITPEIAREAMRLAQYKLPVKTKFLTLDDQPVAGGETPAAAASVSAEPANTVES, encoded by the coding sequence ATGCTGAGTCCAAGACGCGTCAAGTTCCGTAAGCAACAGCGAGGCCGCATGCGCGGTGTCGCCACGCGCGGCAACACCATTGCCTTCGGGGAATTTGCCCTGCAGGCCCAGGAGTGCGGGTGGATCACCTCCCGCCAGATCGAGGCGAGCCGCCGCGCCATGACCCGCTACGTCAAGCGGGGCGGCAAGATCTGGATCCGGATCTTCCCGGACAAGCCCGTCACCATGCGCCCCGCGGAAACCCGCATGGGCTCCGGCAAGGGCAACCCGGAATTCTGGGTGGCGGTGATCAAGCCCGGTCGCATCCTGTTCGAGATGGGGGGGGCTGACATCACCCCCGAGATCGCACGGGAAGCCATGCGCCTGGCGCAGTACAAGCTGCCCGTGAAGACCAAGTTCCTCACCCTCGACGATCAGCCGGTCGCCGGTGGTGAGACCCCTGCAGCCGCTGCTTCGGTTTCGGCCGAGCCTGCCAACACTGTGGAGTCCTGA
- the rpmC gene encoding 50S ribosomal protein L29: MALPAIADVRKLTDGDITEQIDATRRELFDLRFQQATRRLEHPHRFKEARIKLAHLLTVRNERQASAAQAVSAT, translated from the coding sequence ATGGCCCTTCCTGCTATCGCCGACGTGCGCAAGCTCACGGACGGTGACATCACCGAACAGATCGACGCCACCCGGCGCGAATTGTTCGACCTGCGCTTCCAGCAGGCCACGCGCCGCCTGGAACATCCCCACCGCTTCAAGGAAGCCCGCATCAAGCTGGCTCACCTGCTCACGGTGCGGAACGAGCGCCAGGCCTCCGCAGCCCAGGCTGTTTCAGCTACCTGA
- the rpsQ gene encoding 30S ribosomal protein S17 encodes MALKERVGTVVSDKMDKTVVVAVENRFPHPIYQKTVSRTKRYKAHDEDNNCKVGDRVRITETRPLSRTKRWTVAEVINTSAAT; translated from the coding sequence ATGGCACTCAAGGAAAGGGTCGGCACCGTCGTCAGCGACAAGATGGACAAGACGGTGGTGGTGGCGGTGGAAAACCGCTTCCCTCACCCCATCTACCAGAAGACGGTGAGCCGCACCAAGCGCTACAAGGCCCACGACGAAGACAACAACTGCAAGGTGGGCGACCGCGTGCGCATCACCGAAACCCGGCCGCTCAGCCGCACCAAGCGCTGGACCGTGGCCGAGGTGATCAACACCTCCGCCGCCACTTGA
- the rplN gene encoding 50S ribosomal protein L14 has protein sequence MIQQETFLNVADNSGAKRIQCIRVLGTNRRYAHVGDVIVAAVKDAMPNMGVKKSDVVKAVVVRTRATLRRDTGNAIRFDDNAAVILGNENNPKGTRVFGPVARELRERNFTKIVSLAPEVI, from the coding sequence ATGATTCAACAGGAAACGTTTCTCAACGTCGCTGACAACAGCGGCGCCAAGCGCATCCAGTGCATCCGTGTGCTGGGCACCAACCGCCGCTATGCCCACGTCGGCGATGTCATCGTGGCCGCCGTGAAGGACGCCATGCCCAACATGGGTGTCAAGAAATCGGATGTGGTCAAGGCCGTGGTGGTGCGCACCAGGGCCACCCTGCGCCGCGACACCGGCAACGCCATCCGCTTTGATGACAACGCCGCGGTGATCCTGGGCAACGAGAACAACCCGAAGGGCACGCGGGTGTTCGGTCCGGTGGCCCGCGAACTGCGGGAGCGCAACTTCACCAAGATTGTGTCCCTCGCCCCGGAGGTGATCTGA
- the rplX gene encoding 50S ribosomal protein L24, giving the protein MATATPKATPATRTKMRIRKGDTVQVISGKDKGKTGEVLRTLPYENRVVVQGINLRTRHVKPTQEGETGRIVTEEASLHASNVMLYSTSKNVASRVEIVVESDGTKKRRLKKTGEILD; this is encoded by the coding sequence ATGGCAACCGCAACCCCCAAAGCCACGCCCGCTACGCGCACCAAGATGCGCATCCGCAAAGGCGACACCGTGCAGGTGATCAGCGGCAAGGACAAGGGCAAGACCGGTGAGGTTCTTCGCACCCTGCCCTACGAAAACCGAGTGGTGGTGCAAGGCATCAACCTGCGCACCCGGCACGTCAAACCCACCCAGGAGGGTGAAACAGGTCGCATCGTGACCGAGGAGGCCTCCCTGCACGCCTCCAACGTGATGCTGTATTCCACCAGCAAGAACGTGGCCAGCCGCGTCGAGATCGTTGTGGAGAGCGACGGCACCAAGAAACGCCGTCTCAAGAAAACCGGGGAAATCCTCGACTGA
- the rplE gene encoding 50S ribosomal protein L5 — protein sequence MSLKQRYRETIQPKLLKDLNLSNVHEVPKVVKVTVNRGLGEAAQNAKALEASITEMATITGQKVVVTRAKKAIAGFKIRQGMPIGVAVTLRGERMYAFLERLIHLALPRIRDFRGVSPKSFDGRGNYTLGIREQIIFPEISFDKIDAIRGMDVTIVTSARNDEEGRALLREMGMPFRSN from the coding sequence ATGTCCCTCAAACAGCGCTACCGGGAGACGATTCAGCCCAAGCTCCTCAAGGATCTGAATCTCTCCAATGTCCACGAAGTCCCGAAGGTGGTGAAAGTCACCGTCAACCGGGGCCTGGGCGAAGCCGCCCAGAACGCCAAGGCTCTTGAGGCCTCCATCACCGAGATGGCCACCATCACCGGGCAGAAGGTGGTGGTGACCAGGGCCAAGAAGGCCATTGCCGGCTTCAAGATCCGCCAGGGCATGCCCATCGGCGTGGCGGTCACCTTGCGCGGTGAGCGCATGTACGCGTTCCTGGAACGCCTGATCCATCTGGCCCTGCCGCGCATCCGCGACTTCCGCGGAGTGAGCCCCAAGAGCTTCGATGGACGTGGCAACTACACCCTGGGGATTCGGGAACAGATCATCTTCCCTGAGATCTCGTTCGACAAGATCGACGCGATCCGTGGCATGGACGTCACGATCGTGACCAGCGCCCGTAACGACGAAGAGGGCCGGGCCCTCCTCCGCGAGATGGGAATGCCGTTCCGCAGCAACTGA
- the rpsH gene encoding 30S ribosomal protein S8, translating to MANHDPISDMLTRIRNASEKHHETTRIPSSRLLRSIANVLQKEGFIAGISEEGEGVQKHLVVELKYSGKHRQPTIRSVQRVSKPGLRIYKNNRQLPKVLGGLGVAIISTSKGVMSDRDARKQGVGGEVLCYVY from the coding sequence ATGGCCAATCACGACCCGATTTCCGACATGCTCACCCGCATCCGCAATGCGAGTGAGAAGCATCACGAGACCACCCGTATCCCCTCCTCCCGCCTCCTCCGCAGCATTGCCAACGTGCTGCAGAAGGAAGGCTTCATCGCCGGCATCAGCGAAGAGGGCGAGGGTGTGCAGAAGCACCTCGTGGTGGAACTCAAGTACAGCGGCAAGCACCGCCAGCCCACGATCCGCTCCGTGCAGCGCGTCAGCAAGCCCGGTCTGCGCATCTACAAGAACAACCGCCAGCTGCCCAAGGTGCTCGGTGGCCTCGGTGTGGCCATCATCTCCACCTCCAAAGGTGTGATGAGCGACCGCGACGCCCGCAAGCAGGGCGTGGGTGGCGAAGTGCTCTGCTACGTCTACTGA
- the rplF gene encoding 50S ribosomal protein L6: protein MSRIGKAPISLPDKVTVSLSGLAVTVKGPKGELSRTLPEGVAVAQEGSTIVVSPTSESRRSRERHGLCRTLVANMVEGVSQGYTRKLEIVGVGYRAAVQGKKLVVSAGYSHPVEMVPPEGVTFAVEGNTTVLVSGADKELVGNEAAKVRAIRPPEPYKGKGIKYAGERILRKAGKTGKK, encoded by the coding sequence ATGTCACGTATTGGTAAAGCCCCCATTTCCTTGCCCGACAAGGTCACCGTCAGCCTCAGCGGCCTCGCGGTGACCGTCAAAGGCCCCAAGGGGGAACTGAGCCGCACCCTCCCCGAGGGGGTGGCGGTTGCCCAGGAGGGCAGCACGATCGTGGTGAGCCCCACCAGCGAGAGCCGCCGCTCCCGTGAGCGCCACGGCCTCTGCCGCACGCTGGTGGCCAACATGGTCGAGGGCGTCAGCCAGGGCTACACCCGCAAGCTCGAGATCGTCGGGGTGGGCTACCGCGCCGCCGTCCAGGGCAAGAAGCTCGTGGTGTCAGCCGGCTACAGCCACCCGGTGGAGATGGTGCCCCCGGAGGGCGTCACCTTCGCCGTCGAGGGCAACACCACCGTGCTCGTCTCCGGCGCCGACAAGGAGCTGGTGGGCAACGAAGCCGCCAAGGTGCGCGCCATCCGCCCGCCCGAGCCCTACAAGGGCAAGGGCATCAAATACGCGGGCGAGCGCATCCTGCGCAAGGCCGGCAAGACCGGCAAGAAATGA
- the rplR gene encoding 50S ribosomal protein L18, whose product MSSPSRKEQTQKRHRRLRRHLTGTADRPRLAVFRSNNHIYAQVIDDAAQSTLCSASTVDKELRPSVTASGTCDASVAVGQLVAKRALAKGISQVVFDRGGNLYHGRVKALADAAREAGLQF is encoded by the coding sequence ATGTCATCCCCCTCTCGCAAAGAGCAGACCCAGAAGCGCCACCGCCGTCTGCGTCGCCATCTCACCGGCACAGCCGACCGTCCGCGCCTGGCCGTCTTCCGCTCCAACAACCACATCTACGCCCAGGTCATCGACGATGCCGCCCAGAGCACGCTGTGCTCGGCTTCGACGGTGGACAAGGAGCTGCGTCCCAGCGTGACCGCAAGTGGCACCTGCGACGCCTCCGTGGCCGTCGGCCAGCTCGTGGCCAAGCGTGCCCTGGCCAAGGGCATCTCCCAGGTGGTCTTCGATCGCGGCGGCAACCTGTACCACGGCCGGGTCAAGGCCCTGGCTGACGCCGCCCGGGAAGCGGGCCTTCAGTTCTGA
- the rpsE gene encoding 30S ribosomal protein S5 produces MTETNDQVQSNAVPAAADVPAAADGQQERRGGRGEGRGDRRGGRGRDNRRGQERDSEWQERVVQIRRVSKTVKGGKKMSFRAIVVVGNEKGQVGVGVGKAGDVIGAVRKGVADGKKHLVKVPLTRSNSIPTLSNGRDGAASVLIRPAAPGTGVIAGGSIRTVLELAGIKNVLAKRLGSKTPLNNARAAMEALAGLRTHKETAKERGISLEQIYS; encoded by the coding sequence ATGACCGAAACCAACGATCAAGTTCAATCCAACGCCGTTCCAGCCGCAGCCGACGTCCCGGCGGCGGCGGATGGCCAGCAGGAGCGCCGAGGCGGCCGCGGCGAAGGCCGGGGTGATCGCCGTGGTGGCCGGGGCCGCGACAACCGCCGCGGCCAGGAACGCGACTCCGAATGGCAGGAGCGGGTCGTCCAGATCCGTCGCGTCTCCAAGACCGTGAAAGGCGGCAAGAAGATGAGCTTCCGCGCCATCGTGGTGGTGGGCAACGAGAAGGGCCAGGTGGGCGTCGGGGTCGGCAAGGCCGGCGATGTGATCGGTGCCGTTCGCAAAGGTGTGGCCGACGGCAAGAAGCACCTGGTCAAGGTGCCTCTCACCCGCAGCAACTCCATCCCCACCCTGAGCAACGGCCGCGATGGCGCCGCCAGCGTGCTGATCCGGCCCGCCGCTCCCGGTACCGGGGTGATCGCAGGCGGCTCCATCCGCACCGTGCTCGAGCTGGCCGGAATCAAGAACGTGCTGGCCAAGCGCCTCGGGTCCAAGACCCCGCTCAACAATGCACGCGCCGCCATGGAGGCCCTCGCCGGGCTCCGCACCCACAAGGAGACCGCCAAGGAGCGGGGCATCTCCCTTGAGCAGATCTACTCCTGA
- the rplO gene encoding 50S ribosomal protein L15, whose protein sequence is MSITLQSLQANPGARRRKLRKGRGIAAGQGASCGFGMRGQKSRSGRPTRPGFEGGQMPLYRRVPKLKHFELVNRKEFTVINVAKLEACTAGSTVNLDSLVKQGIVTSPKHPLKVLGNGDLSVKLTVQASAFTASARAKIEAAGGSCEVI, encoded by the coding sequence ATGAGCATCACTCTTCAATCTCTCCAAGCCAACCCCGGCGCCCGGCGCCGCAAGCTGCGCAAGGGCCGCGGCATCGCCGCCGGCCAGGGGGCCAGCTGCGGCTTCGGCATGCGGGGCCAGAAGTCCCGTTCCGGCCGCCCCACCCGTCCCGGTTTCGAGGGCGGCCAGATGCCCCTCTACAGGCGCGTGCCCAAGCTCAAGCACTTTGAGCTGGTGAACCGCAAGGAATTCACCGTGATCAATGTGGCGAAGCTCGAAGCCTGCACCGCCGGCAGCACCGTGAACCTTGACTCCCTGGTGAAGCAGGGCATCGTGACCAGCCCCAAGCACCCCCTCAAGGTGCTCGGCAACGGCGACCTCTCGGTGAAACTCACCGTGCAGGCCTCCGCCTTCACAGCCAGTGCCCGCGCCAAGATCGAAGCCGCAGGCGGCAGCTGCGAAGTCATCTGA
- the secY gene encoding preprotein translocase subunit SecY, with product MLLSRGRNPSAGEILSQLIQSKGLRDRVITTLGLLLLVRLGIYIPVPGIDRVAFQDFLARGGQLIGFLDIFTGGGLSTLGVFALGILPFINASIIIQLLTAALPQLEELQKNEGEAGRRKIAQITRYVALGWGILQSTVFALILRQYATEGLSEPVFVLQTALALVTGSMIVMWISEVITERGIGQGASLVIFVNIVATLPRALGSTIELAQSGDRSTVGGIVVLVLVFLLTIVGIIFVQEGNRRIPIVSAKRQVGGVNLLAARQSYLPLKLNAGGVMPIIFASAVVFLPLTIANLTRSPWLIQVAGYLNPNSSTPWLYALVFFGLIVGFSFFYASLTVNPVDIATNLKRGGVAVPGVRPGSATAAYLGGVQNRLTLLGALFLGAVAIIPSAVEGATQVRTFQGLGATSLLILVGVAIDTAKQVQTYVISQRYEGMVRQ from the coding sequence ATGCTTCTCAGTCGGGGACGCAACCCCAGCGCCGGTGAGATCCTCAGCCAGCTGATCCAGTCCAAGGGACTGCGCGACCGGGTGATCACCACCCTCGGCCTTCTCCTGCTGGTCCGGCTCGGCATCTACATCCCCGTTCCCGGGATCGACCGGGTGGCCTTCCAGGACTTCCTCGCCAGGGGGGGGCAGCTGATCGGCTTCCTGGACATCTTCACCGGTGGCGGCCTCTCCACCCTGGGCGTGTTCGCCCTTGGCATCCTGCCTTTCATCAACGCCTCGATCATCATCCAGCTGCTCACGGCCGCCCTGCCGCAGCTGGAGGAGCTTCAGAAGAACGAGGGAGAGGCCGGACGTCGCAAGATCGCCCAGATCACGCGCTACGTCGCCCTCGGCTGGGGAATCCTCCAGAGCACCGTCTTCGCCCTGATCCTGCGCCAGTACGCCACCGAGGGGCTCTCCGAGCCGGTGTTCGTGCTCCAGACCGCCCTGGCCCTGGTCACAGGATCCATGATCGTGATGTGGATCAGCGAGGTGATCACCGAGCGGGGCATCGGCCAGGGGGCTTCCTTGGTGATCTTCGTGAACATCGTGGCCACCCTGCCGCGGGCCCTGGGCTCCACGATCGAGCTGGCCCAGAGCGGTGACCGCAGCACCGTGGGTGGGATCGTGGTGCTGGTGCTGGTGTTCCTGCTCACGATCGTGGGAATCATCTTCGTGCAGGAGGGGAACCGGCGGATCCCGATCGTGAGCGCCAAGCGCCAGGTGGGCGGCGTGAATCTGCTGGCGGCCCGGCAGAGCTACCTGCCGCTGAAGCTCAACGCCGGTGGGGTGATGCCGATCATCTTCGCCTCGGCTGTGGTGTTCCTGCCGCTCACCATCGCCAACCTCACCCGCAGCCCCTGGCTGATCCAGGTGGCGGGGTACCTCAATCCCAACAGCAGCACCCCCTGGCTCTACGCCCTGGTGTTCTTCGGGCTGATCGTGGGCTTCTCCTTCTTCTACGCCTCGCTCACAGTGAACCCGGTGGACATCGCCACCAACCTCAAGCGCGGTGGGGTCGCGGTGCCGGGTGTGCGGCCCGGCTCAGCCACGGCCGCCTACCTGGGCGGTGTGCAGAACCGCCTCACCCTGCTGGGTGCCCTCTTCCTGGGAGCCGTGGCCATCATCCCTTCGGCCGTGGAGGGCGCCACCCAGGTCCGCACCTTTCAGGGCCTGGGGGCCACGTCTCTGCTGATCCTGGTGGGTGTGGCCATCGACACCGCCAAGCAGGTGCAGACCTACGTGATCTCCCAGCGCTACGAGGGCATGGTGCGGCAGTAG
- a CDS encoding adenylate kinase: MKQRVLFLGPPGAGKGTQAQLLAGSRQLLHLSTGDLLRAEVAAGSALGQEAAAVMARGELVSDALVLAIVRSRLEQQAASGGGGWLLDGFPRNVPQAEALESLLEELGQQIELVVLMELDDAVLLQRLLGRGREDDNQEVIRHRLEVYRDQTAPLIRFYGDRGLLQPVDASGEVESVSQRIDALLG, translated from the coding sequence ATGAAGCAACGCGTTCTGTTCCTGGGTCCCCCCGGTGCCGGCAAGGGCACCCAGGCCCAGCTTCTGGCAGGCTCGCGCCAGCTGCTGCACCTCTCCACCGGTGATCTGCTGCGGGCGGAGGTGGCGGCCGGCTCCGCCCTCGGCCAGGAGGCCGCCGCTGTGATGGCCCGGGGAGAACTGGTGAGCGACGCCCTGGTGCTGGCCATCGTCCGCAGCCGGCTGGAGCAGCAGGCGGCCTCAGGCGGGGGTGGGTGGTTGCTGGACGGTTTCCCCCGCAACGTGCCGCAGGCCGAGGCCCTCGAAAGCCTGCTTGAGGAGCTCGGTCAGCAGATCGAACTGGTGGTGCTGATGGAGCTGGACGACGCCGTGCTGCTGCAGAGGCTGCTGGGCCGGGGCCGGGAGGACGACAACCAGGAGGTGATCCGCCATCGCCTGGAGGTCTACCGGGATCAGACGGCTCCCCTGATCCGCTTCTATGGCGACAGGGGCCTGCTGCAGCCCGTCGATGCCAGCGGCGAGGTGGAGAGCGTCAGCCAACGGATCGATGCCCTGCTGGGCTGA
- the rpmJ gene encoding 50S ribosomal protein L36: MKVRASVKKMCDKCRVIRRHGRVMVICTNPKHKQRQG; this comes from the coding sequence ATGAAGGTGCGTGCCTCAGTCAAGAAGATGTGCGACAAGTGCCGGGTGATCCGCCGCCACGGCCGGGTCATGGTGATCTGCACCAACCCCAAGCACAAGCAGCGCCAGGGCTGA
- the rpsM gene encoding 30S ribosomal protein S13 has protein sequence MARIAGVDIPRDKRVEIALTYVYGIGLTRAQKILAKTGVDPDTRVKDLSDADVQKLRGAAETFTLEGDLRRQEGMALKRLQDIGCLRGRRHRMGLPVRGQRTRTNARTRRGARKTVAGKKK, from the coding sequence GTGGCTCGGATTGCCGGCGTTGATATCCCTCGCGACAAGCGGGTTGAGATCGCTCTCACCTATGTGTATGGCATCGGTCTCACCCGTGCCCAGAAGATCCTGGCCAAAACCGGCGTCGACCCGGACACCCGGGTGAAGGATCTCAGCGACGCCGACGTGCAGAAGCTGCGCGGTGCCGCCGAGACCTTCACCCTCGAGGGGGACCTGCGGCGCCAGGAAGGCATGGCCCTCAAGCGCCTGCAGGACATCGGTTGCCTGCGGGGACGGCGTCATCGCATGGGTCTTCCCGTGCGTGGACAGCGCACCCGCACCAATGCGCGCACCCGCCGGGGCGCTCGCAAAACCGTGGCAGGCAAGAAGAAGTAG
- the rpsK gene encoding 30S ribosomal protein S11 — protein MAKPAKKTGPKKAKRNVPNGVAHIQSTFNNTIVSITDTAGEVISWSSAGASGFKGARKGTPFAAQTAAEAAARRALEQGMRQIEVLVRGPGSGRETAIRALQVAGLEITLIRDVTPLPHNGCRRSKRRRV, from the coding sequence ATGGCGAAGCCAGCCAAGAAAACCGGTCCGAAGAAGGCCAAGCGCAACGTTCCCAATGGCGTTGCCCACATCCAGAGCACCTTCAACAACACGATCGTGTCGATCACCGACACGGCCGGTGAGGTGATCTCCTGGAGTTCTGCGGGCGCCAGCGGCTTCAAGGGAGCGCGCAAGGGCACCCCCTTCGCGGCCCAGACCGCCGCGGAAGCTGCCGCCCGGCGCGCCCTCGAGCAGGGCATGCGTCAGATCGAGGTGCTGGTGCGCGGTCCCGGTTCCGGCCGCGAGACCGCCATCCGCGCCCTGCAGGTCGCAGGCCTCGAAATCACCTTGATTCGCGACGTCACGCCGCTGCCCCACAACGGCTGCCGGCGCTCCAAGCGCCGCCGCGTCTGA
- a CDS encoding DNA-directed RNA polymerase subunit alpha — protein sequence MLHYQIDRIEHQVAEDRAQTGVFLIGPLDRGQATTLGNALRRVLIGGLEGSAITAVRISGVNHEYATVPGVREDVLDILLNCKQVAVNSRSRELEIGRLVVNGPATVTAADLQFSSQVQVIDPDRLIATVAEGFGLEMEVHVERGVGYRPVDRHSEDTSAIDLLQIDAVFKPVKRVNYTVDETAVGEGGSARERLRLEIETNGSITPDDAMAQAANQLIALFQPLATLSVVEEAGQEPEPSAEAQIPLEELNLSVRAYNCLKRAQVNSVSDLMGFSYEDLLEIKNFGSKSADEVIEALERIGITLPQSRTSA from the coding sequence GTGCTGCACTACCAAATCGACCGGATCGAACACCAGGTGGCGGAAGACCGCGCCCAGACCGGTGTCTTCCTGATCGGCCCCCTCGACAGGGGTCAGGCCACCACCCTGGGCAATGCCCTGCGGCGGGTGCTGATCGGCGGCCTTGAAGGCAGCGCCATCACCGCCGTGCGCATCTCCGGCGTCAACCATGAGTACGCCACCGTCCCCGGTGTCCGCGAAGACGTTCTGGACATCCTGCTGAACTGCAAGCAGGTGGCGGTCAACAGCCGCAGCCGGGAGCTTGAGATCGGCCGGCTGGTGGTGAACGGCCCTGCCACTGTGACCGCAGCCGACCTGCAGTTCTCCTCCCAGGTTCAGGTGATCGACCCCGACCGGCTGATCGCCACCGTGGCCGAGGGCTTCGGCCTCGAGATGGAGGTGCATGTGGAGCGGGGTGTCGGTTACCGGCCTGTGGACCGCCACAGCGAGGACACCAGTGCCATCGATCTGCTCCAGATCGATGCGGTGTTCAAGCCCGTGAAGCGGGTGAACTACACCGTGGATGAAACCGCCGTGGGTGAGGGCGGCTCGGCCCGGGAGCGCCTGCGGCTGGAGATCGAGACCAACGGCAGCATCACCCCGGATGACGCCATGGCCCAGGCAGCCAACCAGCTCATCGCCCTCTTCCAGCCCCTCGCCACCCTCAGCGTCGTCGAGGAGGCTGGGCAGGAGCCCGAGCCTTCGGCTGAGGCCCAGATCCCGCTGGAAGAGCTGAACCTGTCGGTTCGGGCCTACAACTGCCTGAAGCGCGCCCAGGTCAACTCCGTGTCCGACCTGATGGGCTTCAGCTACGAAGACCTGCTGGAGATCAAGAACTTCGGCTCCAAGTCGGCTGATGAGGTGATCGAGGCGCTGGAGCGCATCGGCATCACCCTGCCCCAGAGCCGCACCAGCGCCTGA
- the rplQ gene encoding 50S ribosomal protein L17, protein MRHQCRVPMLGRPADQRKAMLRGLTTQLIREGRVTTTKARAKALRDEAERMITLAKDGTLAARRRAMGYIYDKQLVHALFDKAQERYGDRQGGYTRIIRTIPRRGDNAEMAIIELV, encoded by the coding sequence ATGCGTCACCAATGCCGAGTCCCGATGCTGGGACGCCCCGCCGACCAACGCAAGGCCATGCTGCGTGGCCTCACCACCCAGCTGATCCGCGAGGGTCGCGTCACCACCACCAAGGCCCGCGCCAAGGCACTCCGCGATGAGGCCGAGCGGATGATCACCCTGGCCAAGGACGGCACCCTCGCGGCCCGCCGCCGCGCCATGGGCTACATCTACGACAAGCAGCTCGTGCACGCCCTGTTCGACAAGGCCCAGGAGCGCTACGGCGACCGCCAGGGTGGCTACACCCGGATCATCCGCACCATTCCGCGCCGCGGTGACAACGCCGAGATGGCCATCATCGAGCTGGTCTGA
- the truA gene encoding tRNA pseudouridine(38-40) synthase TruA, with translation MAHRIVQRIALCLQYDGAAFNGWQRQPNAPSVQAALEEAIEALEPAPAPPGRKGTRTWAAGRTDAGVHAAAQVVHFDSHGPIPAERWAKALNGRLPPTIRVRAVSRVGPDWHACFSATYRRYRYTLFNGRAPNLFLAPWSWHRYQCRLGEDAMRHALEGMLGEHDFSAFQRAGSHRRHARTTLQEVLLEREGDLLRVELQASGFLYGMVRLVIGQLVAVGEGRLSPEAYTLRWRLRDREAVKEAAPPQGLCLLRVGYAEPVFPTAAWYDCQPRYQLETTDSPVLPAAQSAVPQGPQRPSGMVF, from the coding sequence ATCGCCCACCGCATCGTCCAACGCATCGCCCTCTGCCTGCAGTACGACGGCGCTGCCTTCAACGGCTGGCAGCGCCAGCCCAACGCGCCAAGCGTGCAGGCGGCACTGGAGGAGGCGATCGAGGCGCTGGAACCTGCTCCCGCTCCGCCCGGTCGTAAGGGGACACGCACCTGGGCGGCAGGCCGCACCGATGCGGGTGTGCATGCGGCGGCCCAGGTGGTGCATTTCGACAGCCATGGGCCCATCCCGGCTGAACGCTGGGCCAAGGCCCTCAATGGCCGCCTTCCGCCCACGATCCGGGTGAGGGCGGTGAGCCGCGTGGGGCCCGACTGGCACGCCTGCTTTTCCGCCACGTACCGGCGCTACAGGTACACCCTCTTCAACGGCCGCGCCCCCAACCTGTTTCTGGCCCCCTGGAGCTGGCATCGCTACCAGTGCCGGCTGGGTGAAGACGCCATGCGCCATGCCCTGGAGGGCATGCTCGGGGAGCACGACTTCTCGGCGTTCCAGCGGGCAGGCAGCCACCGCCGCCACGCCCGCACCACCCTCCAGGAGGTGCTGCTGGAACGGGAGGGCGACCTCCTCCGGGTGGAGCTGCAGGCCAGTGGCTTTCTCTACGGCATGGTGCGGCTGGTGATCGGCCAGCTCGTGGCGGTCGGGGAAGGTCGTCTGAGCCCGGAGGCGTACACGCTGCGCTGGCGCCTGCGGGACCGCGAGGCGGTGAAGGAGGCCGCTCCACCCCAGGGGCTCTGCCTGCTGCGGGTGGGCTATGCGGAGCCGGTGTTCCCCACGGCTGCCTGGTATGATTGCCAACCGCGGTATCAGCTGGAGACCACCGATTCACCGGTTCTCCCTGCTGCACAATCCGCCGTTCCGCAGGGCCCCCAGCGGCCAAGCGGTATGGTCTTTTGA
- the rplM gene encoding 50S ribosomal protein L13, which produces MNKTPLPSIGSLERQWYLVDAENQTLGRLASEVAAVLRGKNKPCYTPHLDAGDFVIVINADKVRVSGNKATQKVYRRHSGRPGGMKTETFAHLQARLPERIVEKAIKGMLPHNALGRQLFRKLKVYKGTEHPHAAQQPQPLALDPAAAAQ; this is translated from the coding sequence ATGAACAAGACTCCCCTGCCCTCGATTGGTTCTCTCGAACGCCAGTGGTACCTGGTGGATGCGGAGAATCAGACCCTCGGCCGCCTGGCCAGCGAAGTTGCCGCTGTGCTCCGCGGCAAGAACAAGCCCTGCTACACCCCCCATCTCGACGCCGGTGACTTCGTCATCGTCATCAACGCCGACAAGGTGCGGGTGAGTGGCAACAAGGCCACCCAGAAGGTGTACAGGCGCCATTCCGGTCGCCCCGGTGGGATGAAGACCGAAACCTTCGCCCACCTCCAGGCCCGACTTCCCGAGCGCATCGTGGAGAAGGCGATCAAGGGCATGCTCCCCCACAACGCCCTCGGCCGCCAGCTGTTCCGCAAGCTCAAGGTGTACAAGGGCACGGAACACCCCCACGCCGCCCAGCAACCCCAGCCCCTCGCCCTCGATCCCGCCGCCGCTGCCCAATGA